The following proteins come from a genomic window of Planctomycetota bacterium:
- a CDS encoding MoaD/ThiS family protein → MCTPDSESTITVEVTLRSVLAKYRPDPKDRRPFPCRLAAGSTVGDLLATLGVPEGVAKLVFVDHIRCDPSAVLGDGAKVDVFPPIAGG, encoded by the coding sequence GTGTGCACGCCGGACTCTGAGAGCACGATCACGGTGGAGGTGACGCTGCGGTCCGTCCTGGCGAAGTACCGCCCGGACCCGAAGGACCGTAGACCGTTCCCGTGCAGGCTGGCGGCGGGGAGCACGGTGGGCGATCTGCTGGCCACGCTGGGGGTCCCCGAGGGCGTGGCCAAGCTCGTCTTCGTGGACCACATTCGGTGCGACCCCTCGGCGGTGCTGGGGGATGGAGCCAAGGTGGACGTGTTTCCGCCCATCGCGGGAGGGTGA
- a CDS encoding fused MFS/spermidine synthase yields MLLYASAIFLGAFLLFQVQPLIGKFILPWFGGGPAVWTTCMLFFQVLLLAGYAYAHWLSTKLERRRQAVIHIALLVAAVATLPIIPSARWKPLGGAEPTWGILVLLTATVGLPYLVLATTSPLLQAWFSVAHPGRSPYRLYALSNLGSLLALVSYPFAVEPGLALRAQGFLWSVGFGLFAILCSYAALRMRQAEAAPAANAGGETAASETEKAPGLGVRLLWVALPACGSIMLLAVTNQMCCDVAIVPFLWVLPLTVYLLTFILCFHSTRWYPRVFWWVLLFVGLGGVELARRVLRLPVLGVFAITGTPEAPAGDLTFAHGLWTFVTGSGYLGSDLGCSEALSAVLGGIPWVMSEGVDVSILGQIISFSAVLFIACMVCHGELVRLKPNPRHLTSFYLLISVGGALGGAFVSLVAPRIFPAYLELHVGLWLCAALAMVAYWADRKPHRGWPRRWWTILYLPAFVGLLAVLAVTLKRDADEMMKGCLSLSRNFYGVLRVSEYHKTDPERHYFSLQHGRISHGNQFADVERRRWPTSYYGEKSGVGLAILNLRGDGKSPQRVGVVGLGTGTIAAYARPGDCYRFYDINPAVPLIAATWFHYLEDSRAAGADVQVVLGDARLSLERQEPQHFDVLALDAFSSDAIPIHLLTREAFDVYLNRHVKPDGVLAVHISNRYLELEPVVLAQADYFGWQAVVVESKSDKSRKVDSATWVLLTRNAEFLDSEPIRRVIEKAEDEGEEPVTTRRVLWTDDYSNLFQVLK; encoded by the coding sequence GTGTTGCTGTACGCGTCGGCGATCTTCCTGGGCGCGTTCCTGCTCTTCCAGGTCCAGCCGCTGATCGGCAAGTTCATCCTGCCGTGGTTTGGCGGCGGCCCGGCGGTGTGGACCACGTGCATGCTCTTCTTCCAGGTGCTGCTGCTGGCGGGCTACGCCTACGCGCACTGGCTGAGCACGAAGCTGGAGCGGCGCCGGCAGGCGGTGATCCACATCGCGCTGCTGGTGGCGGCCGTGGCCACGCTGCCCATCATCCCGTCGGCGCGGTGGAAGCCCTTGGGCGGCGCAGAGCCCACCTGGGGCATCCTGGTCCTCCTCACGGCAACCGTGGGCCTGCCCTACCTGGTGCTGGCCACGACCAGCCCGCTCCTCCAGGCGTGGTTCAGCGTGGCCCATCCCGGCCGGTCGCCGTACCGCCTCTATGCGTTGTCGAACCTCGGCTCGCTGCTCGCGCTGGTGAGCTACCCGTTTGCCGTGGAGCCGGGCCTGGCGTTGAGGGCGCAGGGGTTCCTGTGGTCGGTCGGGTTCGGGCTTTTCGCCATCCTGTGCAGCTACGCGGCACTGCGGATGCGCCAGGCGGAAGCCGCGCCGGCCGCAAACGCGGGGGGCGAGACCGCGGCCTCCGAGACCGAGAAGGCTCCCGGCCTGGGCGTGCGCCTGCTGTGGGTGGCCCTGCCGGCGTGCGGCTCGATCATGCTCCTCGCCGTGACGAACCAGATGTGCTGCGACGTGGCCATCGTGCCGTTCCTTTGGGTGTTGCCGCTGACGGTGTACCTCCTGACATTCATCCTGTGCTTCCACAGCACGCGCTGGTACCCGCGCGTCTTCTGGTGGGTCCTGCTGTTCGTGGGCCTGGGGGGCGTGGAACTCGCGCGCCGCGTGCTGCGCCTGCCGGTGCTCGGCGTCTTCGCCATCACCGGCACGCCGGAAGCCCCGGCTGGGGATCTGACCTTCGCGCACGGCCTGTGGACCTTCGTGACGGGCAGCGGCTACCTGGGTTCGGACCTGGGCTGTTCCGAGGCCCTGTCGGCCGTCCTCGGCGGCATCCCCTGGGTGATGAGCGAGGGGGTGGACGTCTCAATCCTGGGACAGATTATCAGTTTCTCCGCCGTGTTGTTCATCGCCTGCATGGTGTGCCACGGCGAACTGGTGCGCCTGAAGCCCAACCCGCGGCACCTGACATCCTTCTACCTGCTCATCTCCGTGGGGGGCGCCCTGGGCGGGGCCTTCGTGTCGCTGGTGGCGCCGCGCATCTTCCCCGCCTACCTGGAACTGCACGTGGGGCTGTGGCTCTGCGCCGCCCTGGCGATGGTGGCCTACTGGGCCGATCGCAAGCCGCATCGGGGCTGGCCGCGGCGCTGGTGGACCATCCTGTACCTGCCCGCCTTCGTGGGTCTGCTGGCGGTGCTTGCCGTGACGCTCAAGCGCGACGCCGATGAGATGATGAAAGGCTGCCTGTCGCTCTCGCGCAACTTCTACGGCGTTCTGCGCGTCAGCGAATACCACAAGACGGACCCCGAACGGCACTACTTCAGCCTTCAGCACGGCCGCATTTCGCACGGGAACCAGTTCGCGGACGTGGAGCGGCGCCGCTGGCCCACGAGCTACTATGGCGAGAAAAGCGGCGTGGGGCTGGCCATTCTGAACCTGCGCGGCGACGGCAAGTCGCCCCAGCGCGTCGGCGTCGTGGGCCTCGGCACCGGCACCATCGCGGCCTATGCCCGTCCGGGCGACTGCTACCGTTTCTACGACATCAACCCGGCCGTGCCCCTGATCGCCGCCACCTGGTTCCACTACCTCGAAGACAGCCGGGCCGCGGGAGCCGACGTCCAGGTGGTGCTGGGCGACGCCCGCCTGTCGCTCGAACGCCAGGAGCCGCAGCACTTCGATGTGCTGGCACTAGATGCCTTCAGCAGCGACGCCATCCCCATCCATCTCCTCACGCGCGAGGCGTTCGACGTCTACCTCAACCGCCATGTCAAGCCCGACGGCGTCCTGGCCGTTCACATCTCGAACCGCTACCTCGAGCTCGAGCCCGTAGTGCTCGCGCAGGCAGACTACTTCGGGTGGCAGGCCGTCGTCGTCGAGTCCAAGAGCGACAAGTCGCGCAAGGTCGACTCGGCCACCTGGGTGCTCCTGACGCGGAATGCGGAGTTCCTGGACTCGGAGCCCATCCGCCGTGTCATCGAGAAGGCCGAGGACGAGGGGGAAGAGCCTGTCACCACGCGGCGAGTCCTGTGGACGGACGACTACAGCAACCTCTTCCAGGTGCTGAAGTGA
- a CDS encoding aldehyde ferredoxin oxidoreductase C-terminal domain-containing protein, with amino-acid sequence MGALIRVRMGSLTATAEEVPSRLRALGGRAVTSAIVASEVPPACHPLAAENKLVIAPGLLAGTAAPCSGRLSIGAKSPLTGGIKESNSGGTAAQALGRLGLAAIVVEGRPTRDVPYLLFVDKAGSRLLEAPELKGLGNYDTVDLLHKRFGAKVACITIGMAGEMRLAAASIAITDVDGRPTRHCGRGGLGAVMGSKGLKAIVLDTDGLPRPASANAEAFAAAAKRFAKHLAAHPVTGQTLPLYGTNALANVINAAGAYPTRNFSAGTFEGVEAISGETERETILARKGNPRHPCHPGCTIGCSSVYPDRDGNFLSKGPEYETVWAHGADCGIADLDAIARMDRADDDIGLDTIEMGATIAVAMEGGLLPFGDAEGALRLLDEVRRGTPLGRILGSGAATTGKCFGVSRIPCVKGQAMPAYDPRAAKGIGVTYATSPMGADHTAGYAIAQNVLGVGGSVNPLKPDGQAALSAALQQATAAIDSTGLCLFVAFCVLDVPDAAQAVVDLINAHRGTSWSPEEYLETLGKATLRHERAFNRLAGFGALDDRLPEFMKTEPLAPHNSLFDVPDEDLDRVHAGL; translated from the coding sequence ATGGGAGCGTTGATCCGCGTGAGGATGGGGTCACTCACCGCGACGGCTGAGGAGGTGCCCAGCCGCCTTCGTGCGCTCGGGGGCAGGGCGGTCACCAGCGCCATCGTCGCCAGCGAAGTGCCACCGGCCTGTCACCCGCTGGCCGCCGAAAACAAGCTGGTCATCGCGCCCGGCCTCCTGGCCGGCACGGCGGCCCCGTGCAGCGGCCGCCTGTCCATCGGCGCCAAGAGCCCCCTCACGGGAGGCATCAAGGAATCCAACTCCGGCGGCACCGCGGCGCAGGCCCTGGGGCGGCTGGGCCTGGCCGCCATCGTCGTCGAAGGCAGGCCGACACGCGACGTGCCCTACCTCCTCTTCGTGGACAAGGCAGGAAGCCGCCTCCTGGAGGCCCCTGAACTGAAGGGCCTGGGCAACTACGACACGGTGGACCTGCTTCACAAACGCTTCGGCGCCAAGGTCGCCTGCATCACCATCGGCATGGCCGGCGAGATGCGCCTCGCCGCCGCGAGCATCGCGATTACGGACGTGGATGGCCGCCCGACCCGCCATTGCGGCCGCGGCGGCCTGGGCGCCGTCATGGGCTCGAAGGGCCTCAAGGCCATCGTGCTCGACACGGACGGCCTGCCTCGACCCGCTAGCGCCAACGCGGAGGCCTTTGCCGCTGCCGCCAAGCGCTTCGCCAAGCATCTGGCGGCGCATCCCGTGACGGGCCAGACCCTGCCCCTGTACGGCACCAATGCCCTTGCGAACGTCATCAACGCCGCCGGCGCGTACCCGACCCGCAACTTCTCGGCGGGCACCTTCGAAGGCGTGGAAGCCATCAGCGGCGAGACCGAGCGGGAAACCATCCTGGCGCGCAAAGGCAACCCCCGACACCCCTGCCACCCCGGCTGCACCATCGGCTGTTCCAGCGTCTATCCCGACAGGGACGGCAACTTCCTTTCCAAGGGGCCCGAGTACGAGACCGTGTGGGCGCACGGAGCCGACTGCGGGATCGCAGACCTGGACGCGATCGCGCGCATGGACCGGGCGGACGACGATATCGGGCTCGACACGATCGAGATGGGCGCGACAATCGCCGTCGCGATGGAGGGCGGGCTGCTGCCTTTTGGCGACGCCGAAGGCGCGCTGCGACTCCTCGACGAGGTGCGCAGGGGCACGCCGCTCGGCCGCATCCTCGGCTCGGGCGCGGCGACCACCGGCAAGTGCTTCGGCGTCAGCCGCATCCCGTGCGTCAAGGGCCAGGCGATGCCCGCCTACGACCCGCGCGCCGCGAAGGGCATCGGCGTAACCTATGCCACCAGCCCGATGGGCGCCGACCACACGGCCGGGTACGCCATTGCACAGAACGTGTTGGGCGTGGGCGGTTCAGTGAACCCGCTTAAGCCAGACGGGCAAGCTGCCTTGAGCGCCGCCCTTCAGCAGGCCACCGCCGCGATTGACAGCACGGGGCTCTGCCTCTTCGTTGCCTTCTGTGTGCTCGACGTCCCTGACGCTGCTCAGGCCGTGGTGGACCTCATCAACGCCCATCGCGGCACGAGCTGGTCGCCAGAGGAATACCTGGAGACTTTGGGCAAGGCCACGTTGCGGCACGAGCGCGCGTTCAACCGTCTCGCAGGCTTCGGCGCCCTCGACGACCGCCTGCCGGAGTTCATGAAGACCGAGCCTCTCGCTCCCCACAACAGCCTCTTCGACGTTCCTGACGAGGACCTGGACCGTGTGCACGCCGGACTCTGA